A single genomic interval of Zunongwangia sp. HGR-M22 harbors:
- a CDS encoding GDP-L-fucose synthase family protein, with protein sequence MDKTAKIYIAGHRGMVGGAIWRTLENKGYSNLIGKTSKELDLRDQKQVADFISKEKPDVIIDAAARVGGILANNDYPYQFIMENMQIQNNLINAAHELDVEKFVFLGSSCIYPKLAPQPLKEEYLLTGPLEATNEWYAIAKITGVKTCQAIRKQFNKDFVSLMPTNLYGTHDNFDLKTSHVLPAMIRKFHEAKENGNAPVTLWGSGTPMREFLFVDDMAESIVFALENKLPEHLYNIGTGIDITIKELAETIQRSVGHTGDIFWDSSKPDGTPRKLMDVSKMHNLGWKHKVDLEEGIERTYRWFLENIENFKEVKL encoded by the coding sequence ATGGATAAAACTGCTAAAATTTATATTGCAGGTCATCGTGGAATGGTAGGTGGCGCTATATGGAGAACTTTAGAAAATAAAGGCTATTCTAATTTGATAGGAAAAACTAGTAAAGAGCTTGATCTTAGAGATCAAAAGCAAGTCGCTGACTTTATTTCAAAAGAAAAGCCGGATGTTATTATAGACGCCGCAGCAAGAGTTGGTGGGATTTTAGCAAACAATGATTATCCATACCAATTTATTATGGAGAATATGCAAATCCAAAACAATCTAATTAATGCAGCACATGAACTAGATGTTGAAAAATTTGTATTCCTAGGAAGTTCTTGTATTTATCCTAAGTTAGCTCCGCAGCCATTAAAAGAAGAATATTTGCTTACTGGACCTTTGGAAGCTACTAATGAATGGTATGCGATTGCAAAGATTACGGGTGTAAAGACCTGCCAGGCAATACGCAAACAGTTTAATAAAGATTTTGTTAGTTTGATGCCTACCAATTTATATGGAACGCACGATAACTTTGATCTTAAAACTTCACATGTTTTACCTGCAATGATTCGTAAATTTCATGAAGCAAAAGAAAATGGAAATGCGCCAGTTACTTTATGGGGTAGTGGGACACCAATGAGAGAATTTTTATTTGTTGATGATATGGCTGAAAGTATTGTTTTTGCACTTGAGAATAAACTACCTGAACATTTATATAATATAGGTACCGGTATCGATATCACCATTAAAGAACTGGCGGAAACAATACAAAGAAGCGTTGGTCATACAGGTGATATTTTTTGGGATAGTTCGAAGCCAGATGGAACACCTCGTAAATTAATGGACGTTTCCAAAATGCATAATTTGGGGTGGAAACATAAAGTAGATCTAGAAGAAGGAATAGAGAGAACGTATCGATGGTTTCTTGAAAATATAGAGAACTTTAAGGAAGTAAAATTATAA
- the cysN gene encoding sulfate adenylyltransferase subunit CysN: MEISNNQLLRFTTAGSVDDGKSTLIGRLLYDSKSIFEDQLASVTETSSKKGHDGVDLALFTDGLKDEREQGITIDVAYRYFTTPKRKFIIADTPGHIQYTRNMVTGASTANAAVILIDARNGVIEQTKRHSFIASLLNIPHLVVCVNKMDLVDFSEEAFNKITAQFEEFSSKLLMKDVRFIPISALEGDNVVNKSENMNWYAGGTLLNVLETLHISSDINKIDARFPVQTVLRPQSEEFRDYRGYAGRIASGIYRKGDEVAVLPSGFTSKIKSINTGDIEVEEAFAPMSVSITLEDDIDISRGDMIVKKNNQPEPSQEFDVMLCWLNNEAAKPRAKYLIQHTSNEERAMIKSVVYKIDINSYDREEGDDSLNMNDIARVKIRATRRLMIDSYRDNRNTGSIILIDEGTNETVAAGMIV; the protein is encoded by the coding sequence ATGGAAATTAGTAATAATCAATTATTACGATTTACAACCGCAGGTAGTGTAGACGACGGTAAAAGTACCTTGATAGGAAGGCTTTTATACGATTCAAAATCTATATTTGAAGATCAATTAGCTTCCGTTACAGAGACGAGCTCTAAAAAGGGACATGACGGCGTCGATCTTGCTCTTTTTACGGATGGGCTTAAAGATGAAAGAGAACAGGGGATTACCATAGATGTTGCATATCGCTATTTTACTACTCCCAAAAGGAAGTTTATAATAGCAGATACACCCGGTCATATTCAGTATACAAGAAATATGGTGACAGGAGCTTCGACAGCTAATGCAGCGGTGATTCTTATTGATGCCAGAAACGGCGTTATCGAGCAAACAAAAAGACATTCTTTTATAGCTTCGCTATTAAATATTCCACATCTTGTGGTATGTGTAAATAAAATGGATCTTGTTGATTTTTCTGAAGAGGCTTTTAATAAAATTACGGCTCAATTTGAAGAATTTAGTAGTAAGTTATTAATGAAAGATGTGCGGTTTATTCCAATTAGCGCTTTAGAAGGAGATAATGTTGTGAATAAATCAGAAAATATGAACTGGTATGCTGGTGGTACTCTTTTAAACGTTCTTGAGACACTTCATATTAGTAGCGATATTAATAAGATAGATGCTAGATTTCCTGTTCAAACAGTTCTAAGACCGCAATCTGAGGAGTTTAGGGATTATAGAGGATACGCTGGTAGAATCGCTAGCGGAATTTATAGAAAAGGAGATGAAGTAGCTGTTTTACCTTCAGGATTTACTTCAAAAATTAAGTCCATCAATACAGGTGATATTGAAGTTGAAGAAGCTTTTGCTCCAATGTCTGTTTCGATTACCTTGGAAGATGATATAGATATTAGCCGAGGAGATATGATCGTGAAAAAAAATAATCAGCCGGAACCTTCTCAAGAGTTTGATGTGATGTTATGCTGGTTAAATAATGAGGCTGCGAAGCCACGTGCTAAATATCTAATTCAGCATACTTCGAATGAGGAAAGAGCAATGATTAAATCTGTGGTTTATAAGATAGATATCAATTCTTATGACCGTGAGGAAGGTGATGATAGCTTGAATATGAATGATATTGCTCGAGTGAAGATTCGGGCTACAAGAAGATTAATGATCGATTCTTATCGTGATAATAGAAATACCGGAAGCATCATTCTAATTGATGAAGGAACTAATGAAACTGTAGCTGCAGGAATGATTGTTTAA
- the cysQ gene encoding 3'(2'),5'-bisphosphate nucleotidase CysQ — protein MSIYNEGGFDVEFKSDNSPLTRADKAAHRIIKEELEKTGIPILSEEGKHLSYEERKDWEKLWIVDPIDGTKEFIKKSGEFTINIALIEQQKPVLGVVYAPALKVIYWGSKSGSYKLANVTCFDDFQSSFKNKQKLPLKSDTKNFTIAASKSHLTEKTKNFIEKQRREYPNVEVISKGSSLKICMVAEGVLDCYPRFGTTMEWDTAAGHAVCSYAHAEIQDWNQIPLLYNKKDLRNSDFICVSAHS, from the coding sequence ATGTCAATTTATAATGAAGGAGGCTTCGATGTAGAGTTTAAATCGGATAATTCACCTTTAACCCGAGCCGATAAAGCTGCGCACAGAATTATAAAAGAAGAGCTGGAAAAAACAGGAATTCCAATTCTTTCTGAAGAAGGAAAACATTTGTCTTACGAGGAGAGAAAAGATTGGGAGAAGCTTTGGATTGTAGATCCAATAGATGGTACTAAAGAGTTTATCAAAAAAAGTGGAGAGTTTACCATAAATATCGCTTTGATCGAACAACAAAAACCAGTGTTGGGTGTTGTATATGCTCCGGCCTTAAAGGTAATTTATTGGGGATCAAAGTCAGGATCATACAAATTAGCTAATGTTACATGTTTCGATGATTTTCAGAGTAGTTTTAAAAATAAACAGAAACTTCCTTTAAAATCTGATACAAAGAATTTTACAATTGCAGCAAGTAAATCTCATTTGACAGAAAAAACTAAAAATTTTATTGAAAAGCAAAGAAGAGAATACCCTAATGTAGAGGTTATTTCTAAAGGAAGTTCTTTAAAAATCTGTATGGTGGCTGAAGGTGTTTTGGATTGCTATCCAAGATTTGGCACGACTATGGAATGGGATACCGCCGCAGGACACGCTGTTTGTTCTTATGCACATGCCGAAATACAGGATTGGAATCAAATACCACTATTATATAATAAAAAAGATTTAAGGAACAGTGACTTTATATGTGTTTCTGCTCATTCATAA
- the gmd gene encoding GDP-mannose 4,6-dehydratase: MKVALITGITGQDGSYLAELLLEKGYMVHGIKRRASLFNTDRIDHLYQDPHDPEQKLKLHYGDLTDSMNLTRIIQETQPDEIYNLGAMSHVKVSFDSPEYVGNVDGLGTLRILEAVRLLGLEKKTRIYQASTSELYGGLPENKNANGFYDETCPFYPRSPYGVAKIYGFWITKNYREAYDMYACNGILFNHESPRRGETFVTRKITRAVAKIALGLQDKIYLGNLEAQRDWGHAKDYVRMMWMILQAEKAEDWVIATGVTTTVREFVRMAFEEVGIELDFKGKGVDEKAYVVSCKGEYKVEIGKEVLSVDPSYFRPTEVDLLLGDPSKAKEKLGWVPEYDLKGLVKDMMKGDIKLMKRDVDLLKAGHKILKQVE, from the coding sequence ATGAAAGTCGCATTAATCACGGGTATTACAGGTCAGGATGGATCTTATTTAGCTGAGTTATTATTAGAAAAGGGCTATATGGTTCATGGTATCAAAAGAAGAGCTTCCTTATTTAATACTGATAGGATTGATCATTTGTATCAGGATCCACATGATCCAGAACAAAAGTTAAAGTTGCACTATGGTGATCTAACAGATTCTATGAATCTAACCCGTATTATACAGGAAACGCAACCTGATGAGATCTATAATTTGGGAGCGATGTCTCATGTTAAAGTGTCTTTTGACTCTCCGGAGTATGTAGGTAATGTAGATGGATTAGGGACTCTAAGAATTTTAGAAGCAGTGCGCTTATTAGGGCTAGAGAAAAAAACAAGAATTTACCAGGCTTCTACTTCTGAACTTTACGGCGGTTTACCGGAAAATAAAAATGCAAATGGCTTCTATGATGAAACATGTCCTTTTTATCCAAGGTCTCCTTACGGAGTAGCTAAAATTTACGGCTTTTGGATTACTAAGAATTACCGTGAAGCTTATGATATGTATGCTTGTAACGGAATCCTGTTTAATCACGAATCTCCGCGACGAGGTGAAACTTTTGTGACCCGAAAGATTACTCGAGCTGTAGCAAAAATAGCCCTTGGTTTACAGGATAAAATATATTTGGGGAATTTAGAAGCTCAACGAGATTGGGGACATGCTAAAGATTATGTGCGTATGATGTGGATGATATTGCAAGCTGAAAAAGCAGAAGACTGGGTAATTGCCACTGGGGTGACTACCACGGTTAGAGAATTTGTTCGTATGGCTTTTGAAGAAGTTGGGATTGAGTTAGATTTTAAAGGTAAAGGAGTTGATGAAAAAGCTTATGTTGTATCCTGTAAAGGCGAATATAAAGTCGAGATTGGAAAAGAAGTATTGTCGGTAGATCCTTCATATTTCCGTCCAACAGAGGTAGATTTATTGTTAGGAGATCCTTCTAAAGCAAAAGAAAAGCTGGGTTGGGTGCCGGAATATGATCTAAAAGGATTAGTGAAAGATATGATGAAAGGGGACATAAAGTTGATGAAAAGAGATGTAGATCTTTTAAAAGCAGGGCATAAAATTTTAAAACAGGTTGAGTAA
- a CDS encoding nucleotide sugar dehydrogenase has product MKIKNICCIGAGYVGGPTMSVIAQKCPEINVTVVDLNEKRIAAWNDEDVNNIPIYEPGLSEIVEEARGRNLFFSTEVDQAIDKADMIFISVNTPTKTYGIGKGMAADLKWIELCARQIARVATSDKIVVEKSTLPVRTAQALKNILENTGNGVNFQILSNPEFLAEGTAVDDLLNPDRVLIGGEIDTEKGREAMQALVDVYGHWVPQTNILTTNVWSSELSKLTANAFLAQRVSSINAMSELCEKTGADVNEVAKAVGMDTRIGPKFLKASVGFGGSCFQKDILNLVYISKSFGLNEVADYWEQVIIMNDHQKRRFAANIVKTLYNTVSGKKIAMLGWAFKKDTNDTREAASIYVADYLLNEQAEIVVYDPKVTAEQIYADLAYLGSRSDEENRKLVKVVNTAEAACNDAHAIALMTEWDEFKTLDWKEIYENMLKPAFLFDGRKLLSNKEMEDLGFKFYAIGN; this is encoded by the coding sequence ATGAAAATTAAGAATATCTGCTGTATAGGAGCTGGTTATGTTGGTGGGCCAACTATGTCAGTTATTGCTCAAAAATGCCCGGAAATTAATGTAACCGTAGTAGATCTTAATGAAAAAAGAATTGCTGCCTGGAACGATGAAGATGTGAATAATATTCCTATTTATGAGCCCGGTTTATCTGAAATAGTAGAGGAAGCCAGAGGTAGAAATCTATTTTTTTCTACTGAAGTGGATCAGGCGATCGATAAAGCAGATATGATTTTTATTTCGGTTAATACACCAACAAAGACCTATGGTATAGGTAAGGGAATGGCAGCTGATCTAAAGTGGATAGAATTATGTGCACGTCAAATTGCAAGGGTTGCTACTTCAGATAAAATTGTTGTTGAAAAATCTACCTTACCCGTTAGAACGGCTCAGGCATTAAAAAATATCCTTGAAAATACTGGGAATGGCGTTAATTTTCAAATTTTATCAAACCCTGAATTTTTAGCAGAAGGAACGGCAGTAGATGATTTATTAAATCCGGATAGGGTTTTAATTGGTGGCGAGATTGATACTGAAAAGGGTAGAGAAGCAATGCAAGCTTTAGTTGATGTGTATGGACATTGGGTGCCTCAAACCAATATCCTAACCACAAATGTTTGGTCTTCGGAATTATCGAAATTAACGGCTAACGCTTTTCTGGCACAACGAGTGTCTAGTATAAATGCAATGTCTGAACTTTGTGAAAAGACAGGTGCAGATGTGAATGAAGTAGCGAAAGCTGTAGGCATGGATACTAGAATTGGGCCCAAATTTCTTAAAGCTTCTGTAGGCTTTGGAGGATCTTGTTTTCAGAAAGATATTCTTAATCTCGTCTATATTTCTAAGTCTTTCGGTTTAAATGAAGTGGCTGATTATTGGGAGCAGGTGATTATCATGAATGATCATCAAAAAAGACGTTTTGCTGCTAACATTGTAAAGACACTTTATAATACAGTATCAGGAAAGAAAATTGCAATGCTAGGATGGGCTTTCAAAAAAGATACTAACGATACAAGAGAGGCTGCATCTATCTATGTCGCAGATTATCTTTTAAATGAACAGGCAGAAATTGTTGTATACGATCCTAAAGTAACTGCTGAACAAATTTATGCTGATTTGGCTTATCTAGGTTCAAGGTCTGATGAAGAAAACCGCAAACTTGTTAAAGTTGTAAATACTGCTGAAGCAGCCTGTAATGATGCTCATGCAATAGCACTGATGACAGAGTGGGATGAATTCAAAACTTTAGATTGGAAAGAAATTTATGAAAATATGCTTAAACCTGCTTTCCTTTTCGATGGAAGAAAATTATTGAGTAATAAAGAAATGGAAGATTTAGGATTTAAATTTTATGCGATTGGAAATTAA
- the cysC gene encoding adenylyl-sulfate kinase encodes MSNIIPHKYEISVSERASLKGQKPIAVWFSGLSGSGKSTLANLLEKKLFSEGFHTYTLDGDNMRCGLNRDLGFDQESRNENIRRIAEVCKLFLDSGLIVIAAFITPKKIDRNIIKSTLGDACIEIFVDTPIEICEKRDVKGLYKKARQGEIRNFTGVTCEFEKPTAPDLHVETQKEEIEESIRRIFQYIHDRIIEK; translated from the coding sequence ATGAGTAATATTATTCCCCATAAATATGAAATTTCTGTTTCCGAACGAGCTTCTTTAAAAGGTCAGAAGCCTATTGCAGTATGGTTTAGCGGTCTTTCAGGATCTGGTAAATCTACCTTGGCTAATCTGCTGGAGAAAAAACTTTTTTCCGAAGGTTTTCATACGTACACATTGGACGGGGATAATATGAGGTGTGGACTCAATAGAGATCTAGGATTTGATCAAGAATCCAGAAATGAAAACATTAGAAGAATAGCTGAAGTTTGTAAATTGTTTTTGGATAGTGGTTTAATTGTGATTGCTGCATTTATAACCCCTAAAAAAATTGATCGGAACATTATAAAATCAACTCTTGGTGATGCATGTATAGAGATTTTTGTTGATACGCCAATAGAGATTTGTGAGAAAAGAGATGTTAAAGGTCTATATAAAAAGGCAAGGCAGGGAGAGATAAGAAATTTTACAGGAGTTACCTGTGAGTTTGAGAAGCCTACAGCACCAGATTTGCATGTAGAAACTCAAAAGGAAGAAATAGAAGAAAGCATTCGGAGAATATTTCAGTATATTCACGACCGAATAATTGAAAAATGA
- a CDS encoding MATE family efflux transporter has protein sequence MSIANRVIKNTGFLYAKMGITMFISLYTTRLILNALGVTDFGIFNVVGGAIAMLGFLHAAMAGATQRFMSFYEGKGDINMQKRIFNISFVLHFCIALFVGILLLCAGYFFFREFLTIPEERIYAAKVVFGCLIISTMFTVMSVPYEAILNSHENMLYYSIVGVIESVLKLTVAIYVVYTEADKLIVYGVLMAIIPIIILTVMRIYCHKKYEECTISIKRYWDYVFMKEMTSFAGFNLLGASSSMITQYGFGVVLNSFFGPVLNAAQGVANQISGQLMVFSNNMMKAVNPVISKSEGEGNRALMLDTSLISCKFSYLLLAFFAIPFIIETEFILKVWLKNIPEWAVLFVRLQLLKSLVEQLTFMISRTVVAQGNIKTYTIVKSIINILPIIITYILFNYGSPPYVLYIVWIFFWGILGGYANIFFSRKLCDLKYSSYFFKVFWPVSVISLLMIVSGFSINILLDRGVLRLLLVGLLTTVTFLLVYYFFFITQMEKNMLRNVKNKIIKFKK, from the coding sequence ATGTCCATAGCTAATAGGGTAATAAAAAATACAGGTTTTTTGTATGCCAAGATGGGGATAACTATGTTTATCTCATTGTACACTACAAGGTTGATTCTTAATGCTTTGGGGGTTACGGATTTTGGTATCTTCAATGTGGTTGGCGGAGCAATTGCAATGTTAGGTTTTCTACATGCTGCAATGGCGGGAGCTACACAGAGGTTTATGTCTTTTTATGAGGGCAAAGGAGATATAAATATGCAAAAGCGTATTTTTAATATCAGTTTTGTTCTTCATTTTTGTATAGCTTTATTTGTTGGAATATTGTTATTGTGTGCTGGATATTTTTTTTTTAGGGAATTTTTGACTATACCGGAAGAACGGATCTATGCCGCTAAGGTCGTATTTGGCTGTTTAATTATTAGTACAATGTTTACGGTCATGAGTGTGCCTTATGAAGCAATTCTTAACTCTCATGAAAATATGCTATATTATTCAATTGTAGGCGTTATAGAATCAGTATTAAAATTAACAGTTGCAATTTATGTTGTCTATACAGAAGCTGACAAATTGATAGTTTACGGAGTATTAATGGCAATTATACCAATTATCATTCTTACTGTCATGAGAATTTATTGTCATAAGAAATATGAAGAATGTACTATTTCTATTAAGAGATATTGGGATTATGTCTTTATGAAAGAAATGACAAGTTTTGCAGGATTCAATCTTTTAGGAGCTTCAAGTTCGATGATTACTCAGTATGGTTTTGGAGTAGTTTTGAATAGTTTTTTTGGACCTGTATTAAATGCAGCACAGGGAGTTGCTAATCAAATATCTGGGCAGCTTATGGTATTCTCTAATAATATGATGAAAGCCGTAAATCCCGTAATTTCAAAAAGTGAAGGGGAAGGTAATAGAGCTCTAATGCTAGATACTTCATTGATAAGCTGTAAATTTTCATATTTACTTTTAGCTTTTTTTGCTATACCTTTTATCATAGAAACTGAATTTATTTTAAAAGTTTGGTTAAAAAATATTCCAGAATGGGCAGTATTATTTGTTCGTTTGCAATTGTTGAAATCTTTAGTTGAACAATTAACTTTTATGATTAGTAGGACAGTAGTTGCACAGGGTAATATAAAAACATACACTATTGTAAAAAGTATAATAAATATTCTGCCAATAATTATCACTTATATTTTATTTAATTATGGCAGTCCACCTTATGTTCTATATATAGTTTGGATATTTTTTTGGGGTATTTTGGGTGGCTATGCAAACATTTTCTTTTCCCGTAAATTGTGTGATCTTAAATATAGTAGTTATTTTTTTAAAGTCTTTTGGCCCGTTAGTGTTATTTCATTATTGATGATAGTATCAGGGTTTTCAATAAATATCTTGTTAGATAGAGGTGTTTTGAGATTGTTATTAGTAGGATTACTCACTACAGTCACTTTCTTGTTAGTTTATTATTTCTTTTTTATAACTCAGATGGAAAAGAATATGTTAAGGAATGTAAAAAATAAAATAATTAAGTTTAAAAAATAG
- a CDS encoding polysaccharide pyruvyl transferase family protein — protein MKLINIKNIILDKLNIIYFLSSFLSSKGYIYISFAIPRFKKDNYNWGDDINFEIGEIISGKKVIPYRYRIFNSNNYLFIGSVIQWYCNSNSVIWGAGLLHEVGKLEKPKKVLAVRGPLTRYELLKCGIDCPEVYGDPALILPRIYYPKFRKKYKIGLILHYSELNKVQVELPYGYSKEDVLFINISNYGKWTNFIDEILSCEAILSSSLHGVIVSEAYNVPNLWTAFGFHLASKKSYFKYNDFYLSINKSINEPYFYDNIRKIDNLSKYIMDEWETPEIDLEPLISACPFDDINKVLLPNSF, from the coding sequence ATGAAATTAATTAACATAAAAAATATAATTCTTGATAAATTAAATATTATATATTTCTTATCTAGTTTCTTATCAAGCAAAGGGTATATTTATATATCATTTGCTATACCTAGGTTCAAAAAAGATAATTATAATTGGGGAGATGATATTAATTTTGAGATTGGAGAAATAATTTCTGGTAAAAAAGTGATTCCATATCGTTATAGGATTTTTAATAGTAATAATTACTTATTTATTGGTAGCGTTATACAATGGTATTGCAATTCAAACTCAGTAATATGGGGAGCAGGTTTGTTGCATGAAGTTGGAAAATTAGAAAAACCTAAAAAAGTCTTAGCTGTAAGAGGCCCTTTGACTAGATATGAACTTTTAAAATGTGGGATTGATTGTCCAGAAGTATATGGTGATCCTGCTTTAATTCTACCAAGAATCTATTATCCAAAGTTTAGGAAAAAGTACAAGATAGGACTAATTTTACATTACTCAGAGCTTAACAAAGTACAGGTCGAACTTCCATATGGTTATTCCAAAGAGGATGTACTCTTTATTAATATTTCAAATTACGGAAAATGGACAAATTTTATTGATGAAATCTTATCTTGTGAAGCTATTTTATCTAGCTCTCTTCATGGGGTGATTGTTTCAGAAGCATACAATGTACCAAATCTATGGACTGCATTTGGCTTTCACCTAGCTTCTAAGAAATCTTACTTTAAGTATAATGACTTCTATCTTTCGATAAATAAATCTATAAATGAGCCCTATTTTTATGATAATATTAGGAAGATTGACAATCTTTCAAAATATATAATGGATGAATGGGAGACTCCGGAAATAGATTTAGAACCTTTGATTTCTGCATGCCCATTTGATGATATAAATAAAGTTTTATTACCAAACAGCTTTTGA
- the cysD gene encoding sulfate adenylyltransferase subunit CysD, which translates to MKKYYLNYLDELESEAIYVLREVWAQFDNPVILFSGGKDSILVTHLAKKAFYPSKIPFSLLHVDTGHNFPETIAFRDDLVEKLGVNLLVGSVQESINQGRVQEEKGKNATRNALQITTLLDAIEANKIDCAIGGGRRDEEKARAKERFFSHRDDFGQWDPKNQRPELWNLLNGKHFEGEHFRAFPISNWTEMDVWNYIKRENIQIPSLYFAHEREVVWRNNSWIPVSDFLKLEEHEEILSKKIRFRTLGDITITGGIESDADTLEKIAEEVSTMRKTERGDRSDDKRSETAMEDRKKQGYF; encoded by the coding sequence ATGAAGAAGTATTATCTGAATTATTTAGATGAACTTGAATCGGAAGCAATTTATGTTTTACGAGAAGTCTGGGCTCAATTTGATAATCCGGTAATCTTATTTTCCGGTGGCAAAGACTCGATTCTTGTGACTCATTTAGCAAAAAAAGCGTTCTATCCAAGTAAAATACCGTTCTCGCTATTGCATGTGGATACTGGGCATAACTTTCCAGAGACCATTGCTTTTCGTGATGATCTAGTGGAGAAATTAGGCGTTAATCTTTTGGTTGGTTCTGTTCAGGAATCTATAAACCAAGGCCGGGTGCAGGAAGAAAAGGGTAAAAATGCAACTCGTAATGCATTACAAATTACCACTCTGCTCGATGCTATTGAGGCTAATAAGATTGATTGTGCCATAGGTGGTGGGAGAAGAGATGAAGAAAAGGCTAGGGCTAAAGAACGATTTTTTTCGCATAGAGACGATTTTGGACAATGGGATCCTAAAAATCAACGTCCGGAATTATGGAATCTCCTTAATGGAAAGCATTTTGAAGGAGAACATTTTAGGGCATTTCCAATAAGTAATTGGACTGAAATGGATGTTTGGAATTATATAAAACGTGAAAATATTCAAATCCCATCTTTATATTTCGCTCATGAGAGAGAGGTGGTTTGGAGAAACAATTCTTGGATTCCGGTTTCGGATTTTTTGAAATTGGAAGAGCATGAAGAAATTTTATCTAAGAAAATAAGATTTAGAACACTAGGAGACATCACAATTACTGGAGGCATAGAGTCTGATGCAGATACACTGGAAAAAATTGCAGAAGAGGTTTCTACCATGCGCAAGACAGAACGGGGCGATCGATCTGACGATAAGCGCTCAGAAACGGCTATGGAAGACAGAAAAAAACAGGGTTATTTTTAA